The Neofelis nebulosa isolate mNeoNeb1 chromosome X, mNeoNeb1.pri, whole genome shotgun sequence genome has a segment encoding these proteins:
- the LOC131503052 gene encoding ferritin heavy chain-like, whose amino-acid sequence MATAPSSQVRQNYHPECEAAINSQINLELYASYVYLSMAFYFDRADVALENFSKFFLRQSHEESQHAEKLMQLQNQRGGRIRLHDIVRPDRDNWESGLNAMECAFHLEKSLNQSLLDLHQLATDKNDAHLCSFLETNYLHEQVKVIKELGGYITSLRKMGAPETGMAEYLFDKLTLGNSDKH is encoded by the coding sequence ATGGCCACCGCGCCGTCCTCTCAAGTGCGCCAGAACTACCACCCCGAATGCGAGGCCGCCATCAACAGCCAGATCAACCTGGAGCTCTACGCCTCCTACGTGTACCTGTCGATGGCCTTCTATTTCGACCGCGCCGACGTGGCCCTGGAGAATTTCTCCAAGTTCTTCCTGCGCCAGTCCCACGAGGAGAGCCAGCATGCCGAGAAGCTGATGCAGCTGCAGAACCAGCGTGGGGGCCGCATCCGCCTCCACGACATCGTGAGGCCTGACCGCGACAACTGGGAGAGCGGCCTCAACGCCATGGAGTGCGCCTTTCACCTGGAGAAGAGCCTGAACCAGAGCCTGCTCGACCTGCACCAGCTGGCCACCGACAAGAACGACGCCCATCTGTGCAGCTTCCTGGAGACCAACTACCTGCACGAGCAAGTCAAGGTCATCAAAGAGCTGGGGGGCTACATCACCAGCCTGCGCAAGATGGGGGCCCCGGAAACCGGCATGGCAGAGTACCTCTTTGACAAGCTCACCCTGGGCAACAGCGACAAGCACTGA